DNA sequence from the Corynebacterium yudongzhengii genome:
GTGCGTTGCCGGGTGTTGCGCACGCCGACCTTGGGCTTAGACGAGGACACAGACAAAGGCATACCAGATACTTTCTTTCGCCTCGGGGTGTAGTGAAACCTTGTAAATCTCCAGTCTAGCGCTACGTTCCTCGGCGAAATAGTTCGCACTTAAGGCAGCCCCGGAGTTGGGGAGGCGGGAAGGTCCGGGACCAGCCCGGGCATCTTCGTATCGGGGTCCTTGGGGGTATCGGGGTGGCCTACAACGGCAGTTTGCCCGAGCTGCGCGGAATCCGAGGCGTCCGCCTCGCCGAGACCGCCGGAGCCGTCCTCCGAGGTGAGCGCGCCGACGCGCTGGGCGAGGTGGATGACCTCTGCGACCTTGGGGGAGTTCAACGTGTAGACCACCTCGCGGCCGGCGCGGGCTGAGGTCACCAGGCCGGAGCGTTTGAGCACACGCAAGTGCTGGCTGATCAACGGCTGGGATTTTCCTAGCGACTCCACCAACTCGTGGACGACATGGTCACGCTCGGCCAATTTAAGAACAATTTGGAGGCGCTGCTGAGAATCGAGTGCACTAATGACTCTAGCGGCGTGGTCGAAAAGCGTGGGGCGCTCGTTCGTTCTCGCCATCTTCGCATTCTCCTCTTTCGGGGGCATCACCTGGCGCTACGGTGTTGAGGGTGTAACTGTCACGCTTCGTGGCGAGGCTCTCTTCGTGCGACCAAAATCGCCATCGTCTCATTTATTATACAGGTGTCCCAATATTGTTGGTAGGTATCGGGGTCAAAAACTTCGGGTTTATGCATCGATCAGGGGGAGGGGCGACGTGGACGTGGCGTAAAGACCCGTTAGACTGGTGCGGACTAACCGTTGAATACCCTGGTGAAAACAAGGAGTCCACCACCGCCATGGCCGCGTCTGTGATCGATACCGTCGTCAACCTCTGCAAGCGTCGAGGACTGGTCTACCCGGCCGGTGAAATCTACGGCGGAACCCGTTCCGCGTGGGACTACGGCCCGCTGGGTGTGGAGCTCAAGGAGAACATCAAGCGCCAGTGGTGGCGCCACATGGTCACCTCGCGCGCCGACGTCGTGGGCGTGGACACCTCCATCATCCTCCCGCGCCAGGTGTGGGTCGCCTCCGGGCACGTCGAGGTCTTCACCGACCCGCTGGTCGAATCCCTGCATACTCACAAGCGCTACCGCGCCGACCACCTGCTCGAGGCCTACGAGGAGAAGCACGGCCACCCGCCGGTCAACGGGCTGGCCGACATCAACGACCCCGAGACCGGGCAGCCCGGCAACTGGACCGAGCCGAAGGCATTCTCCGGCTTGATGAAGACCTTCCTGGGGCCGGTCGACGATGAGGAGGGCCTGCACTACATGCGCCCGGAGACGGCGCAGGGCATCTTCGTGAACTTCAAGAACGTCATGACCTCCGCGCGCATGAAGCCGCCCTTCGGCATCGCGAACATCGGCAAGTCCTTCCGCAACGAAATCACTCCGGGCAACTTCATCTTCCGCACCCGCGAGTTCGAGCAGATGGAGATGGAGTTCTTCGTCAAGCCGGGTACCGATGAAGAGTGGCACCAGTACTGGATCGACGACCGCCACCAGTGGTACATCGACTTGGGCATCAACCCGGAGAACCTGCGTCTCTACGAGCACCCGCAGGAAAAGCTCAGCCACTACTCCAAGCGCACCGTCGACGTCGAATACGCCTATGGCTTCTCCGGCTCCAAGTGGGGCGAGCTCGAGGGCGTGGCCAACCGAACCGACTATGACCTGCGCGTGCACGCCGAGGCCTCCGGCGAGGACCTGTCCTTCTACGAGCAGGAAACCGAGGAGCGCTGGATCCCGTACACCATCGAGCCCGCCGCCGGTCTGGGTCGCGCTCTGATGGCCTTCCTCATTGACGCCTACACCGAGGATGAGGCGCCGAACGCGAAGGGTGGCGTCGATAAGCGTGTCGTGCTCAAGCTCGACCGTCGCCTGGCGCCGGTGAAGGTCGCCGTGCTGCCGCTGTCCAAGAAGCCGGAACTGTCCGAGCCCGCCGCTGAGCTCGCCCAGAAGCTGCGCGGCTACTGGAACGTCGACTTCGACACCTCCGGTGCTATCGGTCGGCGCTACCGTCGCCAGGATGAGATCGGTACGCCTTTCTGCGTCACCTACGACTTCGACACGCTCGAGGACAACGCCGTGACCGTCCGCGAGCGCGACACCATGGAACAGGAGCGCGTGCCGATCGCCGAGCTCGAGGCCTACCTCGCCGAGCGACTGATCGGCTGCTAATGCACTACACCAGCTGGGACCGCAGCGACACCGATCGCCCCGCGCTCGTCGAAGAAGACGGTGTGCGCACACTCGCCGTCTTCCACGGTGATCACGCCGACGTCGGCGAAGAGCAGTGGAAGGTCGACACCGACAAGCAACACGGCATCTCGCTGCGCCGCCCCGACGGCCGCGAGTACCTCCTCCACGGCGATGTCACCTCCGACAAGGAGCTCAAGGCGTTTCTCGACGGCCGCAGCTTCCTCTTGGTCGCCGAAAGCTCCAAGGACTGGATCATCGACGACGTCGACGGCAACAAGGTCGGCCAGTTCACCGCCGCCCAGCGCGGGGTGCGCAAGGCGATCGTCGAATACGACGGCGACGTCGAGATTGACGATGCAGAAGCCGTGGCCCTCGGCTACTTCTCCCGCATGATCCTGGAGCACCGCCTCCAGCGCACGGGCACGGCGCTGATCGCGGTGCTCGTGCT
Encoded proteins:
- a CDS encoding ArsR/SmtB family transcription factor, which gives rise to MARTNERPTLFDHAARVISALDSQQRLQIVLKLAERDHVVHELVESLGKSQPLISQHLRVLKRSGLVTSARAGREVVYTLNSPKVAEVIHLAQRVGALTSEDGSGGLGEADASDSAQLGQTAVVGHPDTPKDPDTKMPGLVPDLPASPTPGLP
- a CDS encoding glycine--tRNA ligase, whose product is MAASVIDTVVNLCKRRGLVYPAGEIYGGTRSAWDYGPLGVELKENIKRQWWRHMVTSRADVVGVDTSIILPRQVWVASGHVEVFTDPLVESLHTHKRYRADHLLEAYEEKHGHPPVNGLADINDPETGQPGNWTEPKAFSGLMKTFLGPVDDEEGLHYMRPETAQGIFVNFKNVMTSARMKPPFGIANIGKSFRNEITPGNFIFRTREFEQMEMEFFVKPGTDEEWHQYWIDDRHQWYIDLGINPENLRLYEHPQEKLSHYSKRTVDVEYAYGFSGSKWGELEGVANRTDYDLRVHAEASGEDLSFYEQETEERWIPYTIEPAAGLGRALMAFLIDAYTEDEAPNAKGGVDKRVVLKLDRRLAPVKVAVLPLSKKPELSEPAAELAQKLRGYWNVDFDTSGAIGRRYRRQDEIGTPFCVTYDFDTLEDNAVTVRERDTMEQERVPIAELEAYLAERLIGC